In the genome of Danio rerio strain Tuebingen ecotype United States chromosome 23, GRCz12tu, whole genome shotgun sequence, one region contains:
- the spmip11 gene encoding sperm microtubule inner protein 11, producing the protein MAFFGITYLGYQNPFGDRMLHSTQNKPDARDPSDLHLVSQNRYKDHLITRHAQRSPKDLYRVPVTENQRYGWWIPTGGMKNQEPWTQTRHFPRKNSEMTKFVNEMSVTNPDFSLF; encoded by the exons ATGGCTTTCTTCGGAATCACATATCTGGGTTACCAGAACCCGTTTGGGGATAGGATGCTTCATTCTACCCAAAACAAACCAGATGCGCGAG ACCCATCAGACCTGCATCTCGTCAGCCAGAACAGATATAAGGATCATCTGATCACCAGACACGCTCAGAGGT CTCCAAAAGACCTGTATCGTGTACCTGTGACAGAAAACCAGCGGTACGGTTGGTGGATTCCCACTGGTGGCATGAAGAACCAGGAGCCATGGACTCAAACTCGCCACTTCCCACGCAAAAACAGCGAAATGACCAA GTTTGTGAATGAGATGTCAGTGACCAACCCAGACTTCAGTTTGTTTTGA